A stretch of DNA from Leptotrichia sp. oral taxon 215 str. W9775:
AATAGTAAAACATTAAATATAATACAAAACTATATTTTTAAGTTTTCTTTTTGAGACGGTTTTTTTATTGTATATTGATTTTAAGATAAGCTAATGTTAAAATTGTTCTATAAAATTAATAGAAAAATAGGTGATAATTATCATAGAGTGATAACAAGGAGGAAAATGGATGGGAATAAAGGAAAATTCTGAAAATGAAAAAATAAGAAAAAGTGTAGATGAATTTTATAGAAAAATTTCAAAGGATGAGTGCAGGACAGAGGTTTCTCCCGAAGAAGTGAGTGAGTCTCTTGGATATAGCAGGGAAATGATGGCTCAGTTGCCAAAAGGGGTGGATCTTGGACTTTCGTGTGGAAATCCTCTTGAAAACTTTGAACTGGGAAATGGGGAAACACTGATAGATTTAGGATGTGGAACAGGGAAGGATTTATTTCTTACAAGGATAAAGTACCCTGATTCAGGAACTCTTTATGGGCTGGACAGATTAGATGAAATGATATTGAAGGCTGAAAAAACAAGGGATATGAAGAAATTTAAAAACATTGAATTCAGACAGGGGACACTTACATCAATGCCATTTGAACCAGAAAGTATGGATAAGGCAATAAGCAACTGCGTAATAAACCTTGAGCCGGAAAAGCAGGATGTATATAATGAGCTTTACAGAATATTGAAAAAAGGAGGGAAGTTC
This window harbors:
- a CDS encoding methyltransferase domain-containing protein gives rise to the protein MGIKENSENEKIRKSVDEFYRKISKDECRTEVSPEEVSESLGYSREMMAQLPKGVDLGLSCGNPLENFELGNGETLIDLGCGTGKDLFLTRIKYPDSGTLYGLDRLDEMILKAEKTRDMKKFKNIEFRQGTLTSMPFEPESMDKAISNCVINLEPEKQDVYNELYRILKKGGKFYISDIMLKKELPEEWKKSEKMHNT